Genomic window (Streptomyces cadmiisoli):
CGTGCCGTTGTCGTCGGGGTGCATGGTCAGCCGGAACGTCGTCCTGTTCCCTTCCGTGGACAGGATGTCAGCCGAGGCGTACTCGCTGAACAGCCGCGGCCAGTTTGCCACGTCGTTGGTCATGTCCCAGACCAGGTCCACCGGTGCGCCGATGGTGATCTCGTTCTGTGTGTGTCCGGTCATGTCACGCTCCTGTCATGAGGGCACTGTTGACGAGGTCGAGGAACTGACGCGGGGTCTTGGAGCGCTCCGCGTCGGGAGGCATCGGCGTGCCGTACCTGTTCTCCAGTTCGCCCACGATGCCCAGCAGCCCCAGCGAGTCGATGCCGATGGCGTCGAAGCCGGTGTCGGACCGCTGCTGGAGGTCCTGCGGGGCGACGGTGATGCCGGCCGCCTTCTTCATGAGCTCGGCCAGCTCTTCCACGGTGATTCGTTCACTCATGCGGTTACTCTCCTTTGCTTGCCGCCTCGTCAGGAGGCGTCGGCGACGCCGTGCCGCAGCACCAGCGCCGAGTTCGACCCCATCAGTCCGCGGCTGAGGACCAGCGCCGTGCGCAGCTCGGCGGAGCGGGCCCGACCGGTCACGAGGTCGATGTCATGGCAGATGTCGAAGACGTTCGGCGTGGGCGGAACCACGCCGTTCTCCAGGGCGAGCACCGCCGCCGCCACGTCCAGCACGGGCGCCGCGCAGTAACCCCGGCCGATACCGGTCTTCGGCGCGGTGACCGGAACGCTCCGGCCGTGCGCCCCGAGAGCGTCGGCGATCGCCAGCGCCTCGGCCCGGTCCGCCTCCGGTGTCCCGAGGGCGTCGGCGAAGACCACGTCGACCTCCTCGGGAGCGCACCGGGCCTCGTGCAGGGCGCCGCGGATGGCCTGGGCGAGGCCCTCGCGGGACTTCTCCCAGCAGGAGGCCCCGGTGAACGTCGCCGCGTGCCCGGCGATGACGGCGCGCAGGGGCACGCCTCGCACCCGGGCCGAGGTCTCGCTCTCCACCACGAGCATCGCGCCGCCCTCGGCGGGCACGAAGCCGCAGGCGCCCTGCGTGAACGGGCGGTACGCCCGCGCCGGGTCCTCGACGGTGCTCAGTTCCTTGTAACCGAGCTGGCACACCACCGAGTAGGGGGCGAGCGGCGCCTCGGTCGAACCGGCCACGATCACATCGGTGCCGCGCCGCACGGCCCGTGCCGCGTGGGCGAGGGCGTCCAGGCCGCCGGCCTCGTCGGAGGCGACGACCGAGCAGGGGCCCTTGAACCCGCGGCGGATCGAGATCTGCCCGGTGCTCGCGGCGTAGAACCAGGCGATCGACTGGTACGGCCCGACGAAGCGGCTGCCCTTGCCCCACAGCTGTTGCAGCTCCCGCTGACCGAACTCGCCGCCACCGGAGCCGGCGGCGGTGACCACGCCCACGGAGAACGGCGAGTCGCCGTCGGCCTGCCCGAAACGGGCGTCGTCCAGCGCGAGGTCGGCGGCGGCCATCGCGAAGTGCGTGAACCGGTCCGTCTGGACGACGAAGCGCTCCTCGACCGCCGACGTCGCCTCGAAGTCCCGGACCTCGCCGGCCACCCGGA
Coding sequences:
- a CDS encoding acyl carrier protein, producing the protein MSERITVEELAELMKKAAGITVAPQDLQQRSDTGFDAIGIDSLGLLGIVGELENRYGTPMPPDAERSKTPRQFLDLVNSALMTGA
- a CDS encoding ketosynthase chain-length factor codes for the protein MSEPHPRRAAVTGIGVVAPNGASTENFWKSTKEGISVLAPVTREGCEHMPLRVAGEVRDFEATSAVEERFVVQTDRFTHFAMAAADLALDDARFGQADGDSPFSVGVVTAAGSGGGEFGQRELQQLWGKGSRFVGPYQSIAWFYAASTGQISIRRGFKGPCSVVASDEAGGLDALAHAARAVRRGTDVIVAGSTEAPLAPYSVVCQLGYKELSTVEDPARAYRPFTQGACGFVPAEGGAMLVVESETSARVRGVPLRAVIAGHAATFTGASCWEKSREGLAQAIRGALHEARCAPEEVDVVFADALGTPEADRAEALAIADALGAHGRSVPVTAPKTGIGRGYCAAPVLDVAAAVLALENGVVPPTPNVFDICHDIDLVTGRARSAELRTALVLSRGLMGSNSALVLRHGVADAS